Below is a genomic region from Bacteroidota bacterium.
GCCATTGGAAGGGGATAAAACCAAAAAGTACCAACAGGGTAAGTTCATTGTGAATCCGATTACCTTTTTTGACAACAAATGCCCTTACGGGTTTATCCAAACCGAACAATGGCTGCTATTGCAATACAAGCGAAAGGCACTGATAAAAGCAGAATTGGAGCTTGACAAAGCCCGCAAAGAGTTGCTGACCGATACCGACCGTTTAAAGGTGTACCGCAAATGGGAAACCCGATTTAAAAACAAGAAGCTGCCGGAGGCTGAGGTAATGTTTTACCACGCTATGACTAATATCCAAAAACAATGGGCACTGCAAAAACAACGTGTTGTTGCCCCAACAACCTAATCTAAACACACAAGCAGAAACATGGAACAAAATCCGCATTTTGTAAAGAAACAACAGGGGTACAAAGCCCGCGCAAAGTACAAACTTATCATCTACTTTAAAGATAAAGCCCATTTACCTGAAGGGATGCAGCACACCACCTTGTTTTCATGTGAATACAGGGATAAGAAAGGAGATACAGGACTGTATGCACTGAAAGGACTGGTAACAGGCCGATACAAAAGGAAATTCTTAACAGCCCTGATTTATGACAACCAAACAGGGGCATTGCTTCATAAATGGGTGTTTGACGGGATAACGGATGAAAAAAGACTATGAACCAACAACGTGTTGTTGGACGTTACTAAACCTGTCAAATCGCATTATTTGGAATTAGGTAAATACTACCAATATATACAACAAAGGCGGGTGTTATCCCGCCTTGCTGGTGTCCATAATTAGATTAATAATCTATTTACTTACTGTAAAACAAACATACTAAAATTCAAACATTGAAATGGCGAACAAAATAAAGTTAGTAAGCAAGAATTTAAGCACATTGAAGGATGAATACGGTGTATCCGAACCCACCATGAAAAAGTGGTTACGCAAAGTACCCAATTTGCTGGTGGATAAACGGAGCACTAAAGATTACACCCCAAAAGAGGTTGAAATGATATACCGTCATTTGGGAGTGCCGGGCATTGAATACGAAGAATAGCGGAATTAATCAATTATGCTATTTTAAACACGGAAGGGATTAGTATTACTCATTCAATATTCTGCTATCTTTCATTAATACACTAAGTATCGACCTTCCGTTGCAACGTCCGTAAATTTTGACCTGTTGCCCCTTAGCCAAGGACTCAAGTCCATTATTGTTCGCGAAATAGCATTGTACATTATATCCATAGTTGTGGCCTTTAATAATTACATACGGGTCGTCGAAAATATCTTTTCCGATGCTTTCTACAATCCCTTCAACGGCAAATAATTTGCCTTTGTAATTATTATCGGCTGCCACCTCGTTTTCGTCATAAGAAACTGTGAGGCTTTCAGCCATTAAAGTAATAACAGCTTCTTTCGGCTGCTCTTGTTTAACATCCGTAGCTAGTTTACTGGTAATATTTGAGTCGGAAGGGTGGTTTTCAGCCAATACCCCCATTCCAATAAAGCCTGTAATAAAAAAGAGGATGCTAAGGGCTATTTTACCTTGAGAAGACATTTTTAGTACTTGCGAAATATAAGCACTGGTAATTGGTAAGATTAATAACCCTGAAAAAACAAATAGTGGCATCAATACTAAATTTATCCCGATGCTTGCAAGCCCGCAGACAAATACAATGACTGCAATAATTATCCGAACCGAAGTGTTTTGTTTCATGTAATTTGGGTGTTAATCATTGCAAGCTAAAATCAGCCATTTACAAAGGGTAAACGGTTTTCCAAAGAAGGTGGTTCTCTTTCCCGAAGCGCATAATAGAATGTATGGTTAACCAAAAGACCATCGCTCCCAATAACAAGTTATTCCTAAAATCTTAACTGTGCAAACGTTTGACGTTATTACAGTGCAGCAACCATAAGGATGAAATGATTAAGGTCAAAGTTTGAGCAATGAAACACTTGACTTTTAAACGACATTAAGAGTATATTTCCATTATACAAATCCTATCAGATTATGTTTGAAATATTGAAGTTTTATACAGACGAGCCTCATAAGTTTACAA
It encodes:
- a CDS encoding DUF4248 domain-containing protein; this translates as MANKIKLVSKNLSTLKDEYGVSEPTMKKWLRKVPNLLVDKRSTKDYTPKEVEMIYRHLGVPGIEYEE